The Paludisphaera rhizosphaerae genome segment GGTCGCGGACGTTGATGATCGAGTCGAAGGCTTCGACGACGGCCGGCGGGCACTCCGGCATGTCATCGGAGATGACGAGGTGGAAGGTCGCCTCGGGGTGGACGCGCTTGACGGAGTGAGCCAGCGCAGCGGCCTTGGGGATGTAGTTGGCCGTGATGCTCGTGAAGACGTGCATGGGCAATCCTTTGCGCCGGTATGGAAGTCTCTCGCCGACGATCACCGGAAGGGAGACGGATGACGGGGCCCTTCCTGGGACCTCTCGTCGCCGGCCGATCGAGGAGACGGATTCGCGGAGTCTCGCGGCCGCGTGAATCTAAACCGATACGACGCATCTGTCAATCGCCGCCGCGATCGACCCGATGCGTCCCGCCGGGCGATGAAATTGCTGGGAATCCTTCGGAGGCGGTTTGATGAAATCGGTTTAAGGTTTCAGGGGCTCCTCCAAGAGGCCGAAACTAATAGAGACGTCAAGGAAGGCGAATGCCCAATCCTGACAGACCTCGAAAGCGATTTCGACGTAACGGCTTGCTGAATCATGAAGATTCGCTAATCGCCGTCGTCTCCTGCCTGGCGACGTCGGAGATTAAAGCCGTTGCTGCCGTGGGGACCGACCTTTGCATTGACAAGGGCCGGTGGGCCTGTCATTTAGGGCGAAACGACTCGGAGGCGGGATGCCTCCGGAAGACGTGGTTTCGCGCGCGGCGACGCTCACCAAAGCGTTGCGTGCGAGGCGGGACCGAGGAGTGAAGGACATGGACGTCGCGCTCTACTTATCGGAAGCCTCGTTTTGGACGTCGGAGCGGTCCTCTGAGCCGTTCGGTCGCACGCCCTTTACGCCGGTCGCCTCCTGGCTGGTCGATGCTGCACGGCCGCGTTGGCTCGTTCAGTTGGGGCTTCGAGAACCTGGCGTCTACTTTGCCCTCTGCGACGCCGTGCGGCGATTGGGGCTCGATGCTCGTTGCGCAGTCGTGGACATCGTCCCCGACGACGAAGGCCAGTCGTTCGCTCAGGCTTCGCTCAAGCGGATACGCGGGGCGCATGACCGCAACTACTCCGCCGTTTCGCGACGCCTTCAGCTTCAGACGGACGAGTGCGTCGACGCCTTCGACGACGCTACGATCGACGTGCTTCATCTGGCGACCTCCGAGGACGCCGAAGCCTTCCTGTCGGCCTTCGACGCCTGGCGGCCGAAGCTCTCCGATCGCGCTGTCCTGATTCTGCCCCGGACGTGCGTCTCGGGTCGCTCCGGAGGCGCGGATGCGTTTCGGAAGCTTGCGGCGCGGCATCCTTCGTTCGAGTTCACCCACGGCGAGGGGTTGGGCTTGATCGCTGTGGGCTCGATGATCCCCCGACGGCTTCAGGCTCTCTTTGACGCCGATGCGATTCCGGCCCGTCGCAACATCATTCGGTCGATCTACGCCCGTCTGGGGGCCGCAGCCGCCCCGAGGGACGAGGCCGACTCGATCCTGGCGATCCGTGATTCCGAAACCGAGGCGATGACCGGCGGCGACGCCGCAGCGGTCGTGGCGCTCCGTGAGCAGCTTTACATGCTTCGGGACGAGTTGGCCGCTGTCGACGACCGCCGCCAGACCGTCGCCCTGGAACGAGACGCCCTGGCGCGCATGGAGCCCGAACTGCGTCGCGACCTGGACTTTCACAAGGACCGGCACGAGGCCTATCGGACGCTTCTGACGGAAACCCAAAGGCGACTGAATGAACTCCAGGCGAGCCCGGTCCTGGCGACCGTCGATCGGCTTCGGCAGGCTCGCCGACGATACTTCCCCGAAACTCGCTTGCATGGCCGTTGTCTGAGACTTACGCTCCGTTTCGTTCGAACGGCGGCGACCGATGGACTACGCCCGGCCCTTGGTCGGGTGTCTCGGCGTTTCCAGAGCAAGGCCCGGAAGTCGCTGGGACTGACGCCTCCGCCTGCGCCACCGGTCGAGACCGCCCCGATCTCCGAGGACGCGCAGCCGCTTGCGACCACGCCCTTCGAGAGCCTCCCCTGGCGATGGACCGGCGAGGAGTCGCGCGACGGGACAGCACGAGCGCGGGCCTCTTTCAAGATCCTCTTGGTGTCACACTCGGCCTGCCGCACGGGGGCTCCGCTCTGCTTGCTGAGGCTGTGTGAGGAACTCTCGAAACTCCCCGACTTCGAGTGCTGGATGGTTCTCAAGACCGGCGGCGAGTTGGAGGACGAGTTTGCGAAGGTCGCCCCGACGCTCCACGTAGGTGACCTGGTCCATGCGGGCCTCTGCCCCTGGAGCGACACCCCGTGGGCGGTGGCGTCACGGTTTCGAGAGTACGCGCCGGACGGGATCGCCGTTTGCAATACGATGGCCGTGAGCCATTTTCACGAAGCCCTGGCCGCCGCCGGCGTTCCGGTTTTCTCCTGGATTCACGAGCTGCCGACGTTCATCGACATCCTCGGAGGCGACGAGGCCATCGCCCGAATCAAGGCGGCCAGTCGACGAACGATCGTCCCGGCCGACGTGGTTCGGGACTCGCTCGTCTCGGGATTCGGGATCGATCGTGAGCGGGTCCAGACGGTCCGTTACGGTCTCGACGCCCGGACGCCGGACGTCTCACGCGAGGAAGCGCGCCGAGCCGTGCGCGCTGAACTCGGACTCCCCGACGACGCCCGGATCGTCCTCGGCTGCGGAACGATCGACCTCCGCAAGGGCGCGGATGTCTTCGTGCAGGTCGGCGTGAAGTATCTCGCGGAGGCTGAGCCGGGAGAGAATACCTGGTTCGTGTGGTTCGGGAAGGTGGTCGACAAGAACTTCGCCCGCTGGATCCAGCACGACGCCGAAATCGTCGGGGTGGCGGATCGGGTCGTCTTCGCCGGCGTCCGCGAGGACCTCACGCCGTACCTCTGCGCGGCCGACCTCTTCCTGCTGACCTCGCGCGAAGACCCCTGTCCCTTCGCCAACCTCGAAGCGATGGAGGCGGCGCTCCCGGTCGTTGCGTTCGAGAATTCCGGCGGCGCGCCCGAGGTGCTCGGCGGCGGCGGCGTGGTCGTCCCGTACGTTGACGTGATCGCCATGGCTCAGGCGGTCCGCAAGCTCCTTTCCGATCCGAACGGCCTTCTGGAGATGGGGCGTCAGGGACGCGACCTCATCCGTGGGCAGTTCACCTGGCCTCGGTTCATGGGCGAGTTCCTGGGGATTCTTCAGTCCCACTTCGGCTATCGTCCGAGACCCGAACTCAAGGTGTCGGTGATCGTCCCGAACTACCGCCACGCCCCGTTCCTGGAGGAGCGACTCCGCAGCGTCTTCGATCAGACCGTACGGCCTCACGAGATCATCTTCCTGGACGACGCCTCACCCGACGACAGCGTCGAGGTGGCTCGTCGGCTCGCGCCCTTGGCGCCTGTCCCGATGCGGATCGTCGTGAATGAGAAGAACAGCGGCAGCACCTTCCGCCAGTGGCTCAAGGGAATGGAACTGGCGACCGGCGATCTAATCTGGTTCGCCGAATCCGACGACTCCGCGCATCCCCGGTTTCTCGAGAAGCTGATTCCAGAGTTCCACGACCCCGAGGTCGTGCTGGCCTATTCTCAGTCCGCGCTGATCGGCCCTCGGGGAGAGCGTTGGGCGTCTGATTTCCTGGGCCATACCGACGACCTCAACCCCGGCCGCTGGCGCTCCCGCTACAAGGCGAGCGGCGCTGAGGAGGCTGAAGTCGGGCTGAGTCAGAAGAACACGATTCCCAACGCCAGCGCCGTCCTCTTCCGCAAGCCCGCTCAGATCGATTTCGCCGAGGAACTCTCGGGGATGCGGTTCGCGGGCGACTGGTTGTTCTACGGCCTGATTCTCCGAGGCGGTAAGATCGCGTTCGTCCCGGAATCACTCAACCGCTATCGAAGACACGACCAGACGGTCTCGTTCGAGTCGCTCAAGGCGGACACCCACGCGGAAGAGACGCTCTACGCCAAGTTCCGCATTTTCGAGACGTTCGACGTCTCGTTGAATGCGATGACTCGCAGCCTCGGACAGACCCTATTCGAATACGACTTCCTGACCGAGAACTTCGGTCTCAAGCGTCCGCCGCTCTCCGCCAACGTTCGGGCTGCTGGTCCGCTGGCGAAGATCGTCGCCCGGATGCGTGGGAAGCTCGGCTCGCCCGAGGGCCAGAGAGTCCTGCTGGTGGCCGACGGCCGCGAGACGGGGACGGCCGCCGCCACGACCGCCGATCTGGCGAATGCCCTGGCCGTCGATCATCAGGTCTTCGTCTGCTGCGCCTGGCCGTCGCCTGCGAACGCCGCACTCGCATCGCTGCTGGACGACGGGGTAGCCCTCCTTGAGGGAACTCTGGGCGTTACTCCCTGGTCAGCCGCCCCCGAAGATCCTGTCGCGTCGGCCAGCCGCCTCCGCGAGACGATCCTTCAGGAACTCATCCGCATTCACCAGATCGAGGTGATCCACTCGCGCAGCGATTCGGCCGATCGGCTCGTCGCGCAGGTGGCCGCTGGTTTGAACGTCCCCTGGTTCGTTCATATGAATCCCGGTCGAGACGGCTGGATGAACGATTGGCCGGTCGCCGACCGGATCTCGGGCGTCTTCTACGAAGATCCGTCGGCCCTGTCGGTGTCTGAGACTCGGCCCGAGCTGGCCTCCAAACGTTGGATCCGCCTCCATCCAGCATTTGGAATGGAGACCTCGGCGTTCCCAGCTTCGCCGAAGATCATCCGCCGCGACGGCGAGTTTCTCGTCTATCTGATCGCCGACGACCCCGCGGAAGCCATGGCCGCTGTACGCATCGTCAATCGACTCGGTGCGGCCGAGCTCGGCGGGCGCCGCGTGCGACTCGTCATGACGGGGCCTCCGATCGAGGAGGCGGATCGTGCGACGGCCGTCGCGGTGCCGCATGGCGATCCTCGGGGGCTGATGAGCCAGTGCGATGCGGCTCTCGCGCCCCAGGCGAACCCTGGTCCTGAGGCCCTGGGGCTGGCCGCGCTGGCGTTCTCGTGCCGCTTGCCGATCATCGCTCCCGAAGGAGGGGTGATCCACGAGCTTGCCACGTTGGACGGGCTTACCGCTGGGATCGCCGCGAAATTGGACGGTCGTGCGAGCCTCGACGCCCACCGTATGGCCGCGGCCATCCTCCGGTATCTCGGAGACGCCGACCTGTACGATGCCCATTGCGACCTGGCCGGGGCCGTGTCCGACGCAAACTTCCGAATCGAGCGTGCGGCCGCCGTCTGCTCCGAGGCTTACGCGCACGCTCGCGATTTCGTGGTCTTCCGCCGCGATGGTCGACCGACGATCGCACCGCCCGAGCAGGCGCGAGGGGCCTCGCGAGGAACCGCCTGACAGGGGGGCCACGAAGTCGCCGCTGGCTCTCGAACGCTCGCTCTCGTAGTTTGAAAGACCGGGAGAGCGAGCGTTGGGGAACCGTCGATGCCTCGAATTCGATTCCGGTTGTGGTATCTGGCGATCGCCGTCGGTCTGGCGGCGATGGTCGCCGCCTTGATCCGGAACGAGCTTGACCACGACCGGAACGCCGTTCGGGATCCCGCCTGCCGCTCCCGTGCCCTTTCACTGTATTGCCAGTTGCTCGTGTACGTTAGGTCGCATGGTCGACCTCCGCCGCTGGTTGCGTTGGACGTTGAGGGAACCCCGGCCCATAGCTGGCGAGCACTCGTTTGGGCTGAGGGCCACCCGGAGTTTCTCGTCCATTACGACTTCCGCCTCCCCTGGAGGAGCGAGTCGAACCTTGGCGCGGCGACCTCGGCGGTCAGCGATTTCGCTTGCGAGAACTCGCAGGCGGTGCCGTTTCGGTACACCAACTTCGTCGCCCTCGTCGACGGTGGTCTTTCCTCGCTGGATTTCGTTGGCGCGGGGACGCCTGATGGCGAGGCTCGGATCGTCTTGATCGAGGCGCCTGATTCGAAGATTCGATGGACTGAGCCTCGGGACGTCAGTCCGGCGGATATCGCAAAGTTCTCGGACGTCGCCGAACCGGGCGGCTATGCCGTAGCGCTCTCCGACGGGACTGTGAAGCGATTCACTCGCGAAGAGATCCTGCAACGCTGGGCGCGGGCGAAGAGGGCGGCGGGCGCAACAAAAAACCCCAGCCGATGATCGGCCGGGGTTCGTTTGAGCTTGTCAAGAAGTGATTGGAATCAAGCTTCTTTCTTGACGACCCAGAGGTCCTGGTGATACCACCACTCGGCCTGGCGGTAGTCGACGATCGGAGCGCCGACGTTCTTGTAGACCGTGGGGATCACGTAGCTCGGCAGGCTGAGGGTCAGGCCGTACTCCGCCACGTCCAGGTCGTGCTGTTCGCTGCGAGCCTGGAACCAGAAGCCCTCCTCGTCGGCGTCGTCGACGGTGATCTGGAGGCCCTGGCAGCTCTTCACGCCGTGGGTGGTGAAGAGCAGGCATCCGCCGGGATTCAAAGCGCCGTAGAGGGCCTTGATCCATCGGCCGAAGGTCGTCTTCGGCATGTGCGAGAAGAATGAGAGCGCGAAGATCGCGTCGTACTTCTCGGGCGTCGTGAAGTCCTCGGGCGTGTGGGCTGACTGCAGCGCCTTGACGCCGATCTTGTTCGTGAGGAACTCGATCGCCTCGGGGTGGATGTCGCAGCTCGTCAGGTCGATCCGCGGGTTCTTCTTGAGGTGCCGCGAGACGCAGCCGTAGCCGGAGGCGAACTCCAGCAGCTTGACCTGCTTGTCGGCGCCGAAGTGCCGCGTGAAGTGGCCGTCGAGCTTCGAAGCCGAGCGGGCGCCGTCCTCGAAGTAGTACTTGGTGGCGTCCTCAAGGGACATCTCTGGGTGGGTGGCCACGAACCAGAAGATGTAGTCCTTGGGATGAACGGCGTCCGTCACCTGCTCCTTGTCGGCCCACTGCTTGTTGAAGCGGAGGGTCTCCTCAGAGAGGGCGCCGCCGTTGGGAGGCACCGGGACGCCGGGAGGCTTCGGCTTGGCCGCTTCGGCGAGCTGGGCCTCGCTCTTCACGCCGCCCACGTTCACGACGGTCGAGACCGCCTCGCCCTGCTTGGGGCGGAAGAGCATCGTGTACTGGCCCAGCGCGTTGCCGAGGCGGACCAGGCATTCCATCCCAGCGTCGTCGCACATCTCAACGAAGTAGTCCGGATCGATGTCGATGCGGACCTCGTCGCCCGAGTAACGGGTGCCCGGCGCGGGGTTGATGTGGATCGACGGAAGGAACATGCCGGCGGGGCTGAGGGCTCGCCGCACCTCGCGGAGGTAATGCCGCGCGTCATGCTCGAAGAGGTGGGTGAACAGCGAGATCCCGAACGCCAGGTCGACCGAACCGGTCGAGACCGGGAAGACCACCTCGCTCGGCTTGATCTTCCCCTCGGGGTTGTAGCAGGAGAGGAGGTCGAAGTGGTGGAATTCAAACTTCGGCCCGATCCGCGGCGAGAGCATCTGCTTGCAGAACTCGATGCTCTCTGGGATGACGTCGAACCCGACGTACTTCTTGAGGTGGGGGTGGTGGGCGAAGCAGCGGGCCATCTTGCCCGTTCCGCAGCCGATGTCCAGCATCACGGAGTTGGGCCGGAGCCAGCGGCTCAGCAGGATCTGCCAGGCGTCGCTGCTGAGGAGATAACCCGCCATCGTCGGGCTGCCCACCGACGCACGCCCGACCGAACCGGGGATCGGCGGGACGAAGTTCGCGACGTGCTCGCTCCCCAGGAAGAACGGCTCCGCCGATTCGAACATCGCCTGTTCCTTCTGGAACTGGGCGATCTGCATGTTCAGCCAGGAGATCTCCATCTCCAGGGCCTGGACTTTCGCGGAGGCCCCTGAGCCTTCGCCGGCAAGGCCGACGGGAGTCGTCTTGGGGAAGAACATGCTCAGGATGTTCCGGCGGGGCGGGGCGGTCGCATCGGGGGTCGCCATATGGGCTCTCTGCCTTTCTTGCTCGGGACCGGATGGGGCGGATGAGCGCCGCCCTGTCCCGATGTGCCGCGAAGTGGGAGGGCGGAATGGCGCGGGATTATAGTCTTGGGTCGGTATCCGGCAAGACGGGAATCGGCCCTGGCGAAGCCTCGCCGACCTGACTTGACCCCCGTGCGGGACTGCTGTAAACCTTCCACGACAGACCTCTTCGTCGATTTCTTTTTCGAAGGCTCCGCCAGGACGGCGGGGACCTCGAAACGCCAAGCCTTGATCTCACGGAGGAGATGATGTCCCAGGACCGTTCCGCCGACGTCATCGTGCCCGTCACGCTCGGCGGCCCCGCGATGCTGGGACGCCTCTGCGCGATCCTCGAATGCAGCGGACCGGCCTTGGGGCGGTTGCTGGTCGTTGACGACGGCTGCGGCGACCGTGTTCTCGCGCCCGGACTTGCGGAACTCGCCGAGGCCGACGGCCGGCTGCAGATCGTGCGCTGCCCCCGAGGCTTGACCTGGGCCGACTACGCCAATCGCGGCCTCACCGAACGGCGAGGCGACGTCGTCCTGCTGGCGCCTGATGCTCGACCC includes the following:
- a CDS encoding glycosyltransferase, which encodes MDVALYLSEASFWTSERSSEPFGRTPFTPVASWLVDAARPRWLVQLGLREPGVYFALCDAVRRLGLDARCAVVDIVPDDEGQSFAQASLKRIRGAHDRNYSAVSRRLQLQTDECVDAFDDATIDVLHLATSEDAEAFLSAFDAWRPKLSDRAVLILPRTCVSGRSGGADAFRKLAARHPSFEFTHGEGLGLIAVGSMIPRRLQALFDADAIPARRNIIRSIYARLGAAAAPRDEADSILAIRDSETEAMTGGDAAAVVALREQLYMLRDELAAVDDRRQTVALERDALARMEPELRRDLDFHKDRHEAYRTLLTETQRRLNELQASPVLATVDRLRQARRRYFPETRLHGRCLRLTLRFVRTAATDGLRPALGRVSRRFQSKARKSLGLTPPPAPPVETAPISEDAQPLATTPFESLPWRWTGEESRDGTARARASFKILLVSHSACRTGAPLCLLRLCEELSKLPDFECWMVLKTGGELEDEFAKVAPTLHVGDLVHAGLCPWSDTPWAVASRFREYAPDGIAVCNTMAVSHFHEALAAAGVPVFSWIHELPTFIDILGGDEAIARIKAASRRTIVPADVVRDSLVSGFGIDRERVQTVRYGLDARTPDVSREEARRAVRAELGLPDDARIVLGCGTIDLRKGADVFVQVGVKYLAEAEPGENTWFVWFGKVVDKNFARWIQHDAEIVGVADRVVFAGVREDLTPYLCAADLFLLTSREDPCPFANLEAMEAALPVVAFENSGGAPEVLGGGGVVVPYVDVIAMAQAVRKLLSDPNGLLEMGRQGRDLIRGQFTWPRFMGEFLGILQSHFGYRPRPELKVSVIVPNYRHAPFLEERLRSVFDQTVRPHEIIFLDDASPDDSVEVARRLAPLAPVPMRIVVNEKNSGSTFRQWLKGMELATGDLIWFAESDDSAHPRFLEKLIPEFHDPEVVLAYSQSALIGPRGERWASDFLGHTDDLNPGRWRSRYKASGAEEAEVGLSQKNTIPNASAVLFRKPAQIDFAEELSGMRFAGDWLFYGLILRGGKIAFVPESLNRYRRHDQTVSFESLKADTHAEETLYAKFRIFETFDVSLNAMTRSLGQTLFEYDFLTENFGLKRPPLSANVRAAGPLAKIVARMRGKLGSPEGQRVLLVADGRETGTAAATTADLANALAVDHQVFVCCAWPSPANAALASLLDDGVALLEGTLGVTPWSAAPEDPVASASRLRETILQELIRIHQIEVIHSRSDSADRLVAQVAAGLNVPWFVHMNPGRDGWMNDWPVADRISGVFYEDPSALSVSETRPELASKRWIRLHPAFGMETSAFPASPKIIRRDGEFLVYLIADDPAEAMAAVRIVNRLGAAELGGRRVRLVMTGPPIEEADRATAVAVPHGDPRGLMSQCDAALAPQANPGPEALGLAALAFSCRLPIIAPEGGVIHELATLDGLTAGIAAKLDGRASLDAHRMAAAILRYLGDADLYDAHCDLAGAVSDANFRIERAAAVCSEAYAHARDFVVFRRDGRPTIAPPEQARGASRGTA
- a CDS encoding methyltransferase encodes the protein MATPDATAPPRRNILSMFFPKTTPVGLAGEGSGASAKVQALEMEISWLNMQIAQFQKEQAMFESAEPFFLGSEHVANFVPPIPGSVGRASVGSPTMAGYLLSSDAWQILLSRWLRPNSVMLDIGCGTGKMARCFAHHPHLKKYVGFDVIPESIEFCKQMLSPRIGPKFEFHHFDLLSCYNPEGKIKPSEVVFPVSTGSVDLAFGISLFTHLFEHDARHYLREVRRALSPAGMFLPSIHINPAPGTRYSGDEVRIDIDPDYFVEMCDDAGMECLVRLGNALGQYTMLFRPKQGEAVSTVVNVGGVKSEAQLAEAAKPKPPGVPVPPNGGALSEETLRFNKQWADKEQVTDAVHPKDYIFWFVATHPEMSLEDATKYYFEDGARSASKLDGHFTRHFGADKQVKLLEFASGYGCVSRHLKKNPRIDLTSCDIHPEAIEFLTNKIGVKALQSAHTPEDFTTPEKYDAIFALSFFSHMPKTTFGRWIKALYGALNPGGCLLFTTHGVKSCQGLQITVDDADEEGFWFQARSEQHDLDVAEYGLTLSLPSYVIPTVYKNVGAPIVDYRQAEWWYHQDLWVVKKEA